From one Choloepus didactylus isolate mChoDid1 chromosome 24, mChoDid1.pri, whole genome shotgun sequence genomic stretch:
- the LOC119519813 gene encoding olfactory receptor 14I1-like, protein MAYDRYVAICHPLHYGLTVTPRVCMQAAGGSWESGFIHSAIHTGNVFRLPFTESNVIHQYFCDLPQILRISSLDVRFSEFMALTVSICIIFGCFAFLFKSYTDIFSMVLKMHSVGARNKALSTCTPQLAILVLFVISLLTAAFGSTANEASLSNLLMAMFYSMLPQFINPIIYSLRSREINTALRRMFHRYFQFSSRFFS, encoded by the coding sequence atggcctatgaccgctatgttgcCATTTGCCACCCTCTGCACTATGGGCTCACCGTCACCCCGCGTGTGTGCATGCAGGCAGCTGGTGGCTCGTGGGAAAGTGGGttcatccattctgccatccACACGGGGAATGTGTTCAGGCTTCCCTTCACAGAGTCCAATGTCATCCATCAGTACTTCTGTGACTTGCCTCAAATTTTGAGGATCTCATCTTTGGATGTTCGGTTTTCTGAGTTTATGGCCTTAACTGTAAGCATCTGTATTATTTTCGGGTGTTTTGCCTTTTTGTTTAAGTCCTATACAGATATATTTTCAATGGTTCTTAAAATGCATTCTGTGGGAGCCCGTAACAAAGCCCTGTCCACCTGTACCCCACAGTTGGCAATTCTCGTTTTGTTTGTAATTTCTTTGTTGACGGCTGCCTTTGGTTCCACTGCAAATGAAGCGTCTCTCAGTAATCTTCTCATGGCCATGTTCTACTCCATGCTGCCCCAGTTCATAAACCCCATCATCTACAGCCTGCGGAGCAGAGAGATTAACACAGCTCTTCGCAGAATGTTCCACAGATATTTTCAGTTCTCAAGCAggttttttagttaa
- the LOC119519812 gene encoding olfactory receptor 5V1-like yields MDVVYNLTTMDEFILIGLSDLPEVRYPLFVVFTVIYQVTLVGNGTILLAIGTEKKLHTPMYYFLANLSLLDIFCPSATVPKMLENLLTEKQSISFIGCALQLYFLVALAGTEVFLLTIMAYDRYVAICFPLRYTLIMTKARCAQLMAGCWAAGFLNSLLHTVSTFCLSFCKSHRVDQYYCDIPPLVALSCSSTYVAEMLMLVVGGVLGIGAFLVTVISYIYIISTILKIRSSEGKSKAFSTCTSHLLVVGLFYGTLMFTYIRPSSSQHSPGRTRLMSMLYAIITPMLNPIIYSLRNTEVKGALRKVLCHKTCLRIT; encoded by the coding sequence ATGGACGTCGTCTACAACCTCACCACCATGGATGAGTTTATCCTCATAGGGCTCTCTGATCTCCCTGAGGTGCGCTATCCTCTCTTTGTGGTTTTCACTGTCATCTACCAGGTCACCTTGGTGGGAAACGGTACCATTCTCCTGGCCATCGGGACTGAGAAAAAGCTGCACACGCCCATGTATTACTTCTTGGCTAATTTGTCCCTCTTAGACATATTCTGCCCATCAGCTACTGTTCCTAAGATGCTTGAGAACCTCCTGACTGAGAAGCAAAGCATTTCTTTCATTGGGTGTGCTTTGCAGCTCTATTTCCTGGTGGCCCTGGCAGGGACCGAGGTCTTCCTTCTCACCATCATGGCTTATGATCGGTATGTGGCCATCTGCTTCCCCCTCCGCTACACCCTCATCATGACCAAGGCACGCTGTGCCCAGCTGATGGCTGGATGCTGGGCAGCAGGGTTTCTTAATTCCCTTCTGCACACAGTGTCCACATTCTGCCTGTCCTTCTGCAAGTCCCATCGCGTGGACCAGTACTACTGTGACATCCCACCACTGGTGGCTCTCTCCTGTTCCTCCACATATGTGGCAGAGATGCTTATGTTAGTGGTGGGAGGTGTCCTGGGGATCGGTGCCTTTCTGGTCACCGTCATCTCTTATATCTACATCATATCCACCATCCTAAAGATCCGGTCATCTGAAGGGAAGAGCAAGGCCTTCTCCACATGCACGTCCCACCTCCTTGTCGTGGGTCTGTTTTATGGCACATTAATGTTTACCTACATCCGCCCCTCGTCCAGTCAACACTCCCCAGGCAGAACCAGGCTCATGTCCATGCTGTATGCAATTATCACCCCAATGCTAAACCCCATCATCTACAGCCTGAGAAACACAGAGGTTAAAGGAGCACTCAGAAAGGTTTTATGTCATAAAACATGTTTGCGTATCacataa